AGTAGGAATTCGCCGTCGTAGCTAGGATAAGCCTCTGCAATCGCAGCCTTCACTTCGTCTGGTGTTGTTCCAGCTTCCCATGCTGCATCCAGTACCTTCAGGTAACCGATTGCAACGTCGAGTTCGCCGCGCGTGGTTGGAAGACCGTGACCGACGAGCAGTGTTTCAAATGACGGATCATCGCGCATGCCTTCCAAGATCGCGATCCAGTTTTTGCGATCAACGCCGGGGGCAAAATACACGCCGTTATAGACGAGGTCTTGAACCACAGCGACTTTCTGTTCGGGGAAGACCGCGACAATAATTTTGGGGGCCTCAGCATTGTCGTAAGACCGGAACTCAACTGCCACACCGCCAATTTCTGTCATGCCAAGCGCGAGGTCAGGACCGTTCAACAATGCTGTTGGTTCAGGATTTTCGCCATTGGTTGCTTCGGCGCGCAAACCTTCGCGGATTTCCGGCAAGGTCGAGAACGTGATGCCTTCCATTGTGGAAACACCGCCCCAGTGGTCTGGGTGCTCGTGGCTGATATATGCGGTGTGCACAGGCTTGCCAGTGCTTTCGATCAGCGCCGTGACTTCCGTGGCGGTCGGTGGGATGAATGTTGAATCGACCAGCAGCAACTGATCGCCCATCTCGATGACATGGGCCGTTACGTTTACGGCCTCTGCAGGGGAGACATACGTGTGGAACGTGACGCCACCCTTGGCAAAGGAATGGATGGTGCCAGCAGCCATTTCGCCCTGCGCAGCGGCAGACGTTGGCGCAAAACCAGCGCGTAGTAGTGTGAGAGCGCCGGCGGAAAGTGCAGCGCTTTTAAAGAAATCGCGGCGGTTCAATGAAGTCGACATTTGATGTCCTTTCGAATGAAGAATAACCAGCGCGTTACGGAATGCACCGCGCAGCTGGCGGAACTGTACGGCGCGCGCCGCATTCGAATTAGACGGTATCGTCAGACTAGATCGTTCGGGTGAGCCGAATAATGTGGTATTAATTGTGTCGCGCATGATTTTGGCGAGGCAGAGCGAATGTCAGTGCCATGGCATCCGGTTTCTGATCGCGACTTTTGTGCCGAGCGAGAAATACAAGCCGCTTCTTTCTGGTGCGTCCAAATCAGAAAACAAATGTCTCGCGATGGCGTCGTGCTTCTTCGATGCCCAGTTCGGTTAACGTGGTTTCGCTCCAATTCATCATCGCATCGGGTCCACACATGAACACTTCACGATCCTTAAGGTTCGCGACGGATTGAATGTCGTCGATCCCCATGCGCCGTTCTTCGACTCTTAACGCGTTATCAAACTGCGCTGGGCGTAGACCGTCCCGTGCCGTCTGTGCGGCGCAGGCGTTTCCCTTGATGCTTTGGAACGCCATGACGCTTAATTTCACGTTTTTCGGACGCGAACCGTGCTGCGCAGCGAAATGCTTCAGGACATTGATATCGTCATCACGCCCAGCAAACAGAAGCACAATGTCGGTCGCACCAAGTCCCGGATTTGCCTTCGCAACCTGAAGGATACCGTCCCACATCGCCATAAATGGCGTGATGCCCACGCCGCCTGCAATCCAAAGCATTTGGGGCGGAACATGCGGCGGGTGCCCCTTTGGGGGCGTAGAAAAACACGAAAAGCCAGCGCCGGTGCCCTTAAAGACGACCGGTAATTTTTGATCGATAAGCCTGTCGTTATTGTCGTGTAAGACATTCGACATCAAACCGCCCGGTTTGCGTTTGACGGTGACACTGACGCGATCGGTGCCGATGAACGCGTTGGTATTCGGGTCAAAATCGGACGCACTGGAAATCGTCCATGTGCGGACAAAATCGTCGTTCACCAATTGCGGGTTTGCGTCGTTCATATGGGTGTAACCGACGTCCAAGATGTCCGAGAAGTCGAAGACGCCAAAGCCACCCGGCAAAGGCGCATCGGTTGGCGTCGAGAGGCGGAAGTTGAATGTCTTGATGCTGTCGGAAACAGCTTGCGTTGAAACGAGAGTGGCAGAAATAGCGGCAGCGCCGTCATTTGGCACACACGCATGCCCCATTTGTTCCAATTCCTGACGCAAGAGCCGCACAGGCGGATTGTAGGGCGAGAACTGTTCGGCGGACGTCAGTTTTAGATTAAGCCCATTTTTTACCAATACCGCACCAGTCACCTTGATGCGCGTTAGCAAGTTCACGCGTGGCATAAGCGCCTCTGCGTCCTGATCCAGCAGGTTTTCCGCGTCACCAGTGACGTAAAGGACATCGCCTGTCGCGAAATCTGGAAACACGAGGCCGACTTGCGGGTCCGTTTCGATATTGCCCAAAGACTGATAAAAGCGGTTGCCGGAATGGTCAGGCAAAACCAGATATGTTGTGACCTGATCGCCATCACATTCTTCATAAATGCGTGTAAAACCGGGGGCACCGCCGCGATGATTGACGCCCATGTCAGTTTGGATGTCCGACGCATTGTCTGTAGTCGTATGCTTTGTTGCTAGAAAGACTGTGCTTGCACGATGAACCACTGCTTTGGCGTCGGCGGGCAGGGCGGAGGTGTCAATGTCAAAGCTATCATGAGAAAGGCCTGCCGTGCGCTGCACATGCGTCAATGAACGAACGGTGATGTATTTCGGGCAGTTCCCAAGATGCTGGTCGGAGAGGAGGCGAAGCCGGACTTTCCCCATACGATCAACGGCGGCATCTTCGATTGATCCGGCGATCTTATTGCGTCGACGGTTCGTGAAATCGATCCCAACTCCTGCAAAGAGCCGACGGTCATCAGCCGATGCCGGTTCTTGCTGCATCGCGCGCGCAAAAGGATCAAAGGGATTTGTTTCAGCAACGAGGTCCGTTGTGTTTCCACCTGAAACCTTAATACCAAGGGTAGGGTCGTCGCTCGACGTTGTGACCAAAAGGCTGACCCATGGACGCCCCTTTTGGTCGAGCGTTGCTAGAGGCAGATAGGACAGGCCAGCAAAAAAATCTGCGTGCTGCTGCGGCATGTCACTGCTGATGTATTGCGGAATGGCGTCGGTAAGTTCTTTGGGCGTATTGCGCTGCGCTTGCAGCAGCAATTCGCCTTTGTGCGACCTATGTATCTGCGTCATTGCCTGATCCTTCCGCCCCTGTCGTCGGGTTACGCTTTGTTGGATATTTCGATGCTATCGATTGATGGCCTAGAGGCCCAAGTCGCTCAGACTGGGGTGATCGTCGGGACGACGTCCGAGCGGCCAGTGGAACTTCCGGTCCGTTTCTGCGATAGGATGTTCGTTGATGCTGGCAAACCGCCGTTCCATGTAACCGTTTTCGTCGAACTCCCAGTTTTCGTTGCCATAGGCACGGAACCAGTTGCCGCTGTCATCGTGATATTCATAGGCATAGCGCACCGCGATGCGATTTCCATCATGGACCCATAGTTCCTTGATCAGACGGTAATCCAATTCCTTGGCCCACTTGCGTGTGAGGAACTCTTCGATTTGGTCGCGACCTTCGGGGAACTCGGCCCGATTGCGCCATTTGCTGTCAGGCGTGTAGGCGAGCGCGACCTTGGCGGGGTCGCGACCGTTCCAGCCGTCTTCGGCAAGGCGGACTTTTTCGATTGCGGTTTGGTGTGTGAAGGGCGGCAACGGGTGACGCGGGGCTTCGGATGTCATTCTCACTCTCCCTTTTCAGCTAGAAGACCAACGGCGGTCGTGGGCATTGCTTGAAATCCGGGCAATGCTTCGAAACGGGCAAGCCAGGAACGCACATTCGGATAGGGATCAAGCGATACGTTCCCCTCAGGCGCATGAGCTGTATAGGAATACGTCGCAACATCCGCGATTGTCGGGCGATCACCGACAAGCCAATCACGGCCTACCAGACCTTGTTCCAGCTTTTGCATTGCTTTCGCGGCCACTGCGGCGGCGAATTCTGGCTCTAACGGTGCGCCAAAAACGGTGATCAGCCGCGCGGCACAAGATCCAAACGCAATTTCACCAGCAGCAAGTGTAAGCCAACGTTGCACATTAGCTTCGCCGATTGCCGTGCTTGGAATCCAGTCGGGAGCGTATGTCCGTGCGAGGTAGACTAAGATCGCGTTCGAATCCGAAACGATCACGTCGCCGTCCTCAAGAACCGGCACTTGGCCATTCGGGTTCATCGCGAGAAATTCAGGCGATTTATGGGCACCGGCGCCAAGATCGACAGGGACGGCTTCATGCGCAATCCCTGCAAGTTTTGCGAATACCAAAGCACGATGCGCGTGACCTGATTTGGCGAAATGGTGAATGCGGACCGCGTTCGACATGAGCGTCTCCAGTTAGTTTTGAATGTTAGTGGACGATTAGCAGTTGCAGTCATGGGGGATAATTGTCACTTTTGGTGTAACTTTAGGCCCTGAAAGGGCGCAATATCATGGACAAGATTGACCGCATGCGCGCATTTGCGTTGGTTGCAAACAACGCTTCATTCACCATCGCTGCTCAGCGTATGGGGCGGTCTGCGCGTTTGGTTAGCAAATACGTTGCTGATCTGGAAAATGCGCTGGGTGTACAATTGCTCAACCGCACGACGCGCAGCGTCTCATTGACGGATGCGGGGGCGACTTACTTGGCACTATGCGCGCCGCTGCTCGATGGGTTTGATGAGCTTGAAGACAGAGTGAGAAATGAACAGGCATCGTTGCGCGGCGTGATCCACATTTCCGCACCCACCGGGTTTGGTGCTTTGCGACTTGTCCCATCGCTTGCGCGATTTGCAGAGAAACATCCGAACGTGGAACTTGATTTGAAGTTCTCTGACCGCAGGGTTTCGATTGTCGAAGAAGGCCTTGATCTAGCTGTCAGGATTGGCCCGATGCGCGATAGTTCCCTAAAGGTTCGCCAACTTGGCCGCATGCCTTTGGTTGTCTGCGCATCGCCGGCCTATTTGATCCGTCACGGTCAGCCGGACCACCCGAAGGCGCTTGCCACGCATGAATGCATTCTCGACGGCAACATGACTGAACCGACAGTGTGGCGATTTTCGGTCAACGGCCAAGATGAAGCTGTGCAAGTCAACGGGCGATTTCGGATGAATGCTCCAGCGGGGTCGGCCCGTCTTGCCATATCAGGGGCGGCGATCGCACGATGTCCTGCCTATACGGTTGCCGATGCTTTGCGGTCGGGTGAGTTGGCCGAGCTTTTCGCCGAGAACCGTGTTTCGCCTTATGTTGTGGCCGCACTATTCCCGCAAAACCGGCGGCTGACGACAAGAGTGCGCGCACTGATTGATCATCTCGCAAACGACTCGGCATTGTGCCCAGACGGCGCATGATGAACACAATTTTTACGCGCCCGTATCAGTGATTTTTGCCCGCAGTATAAACGGTTGTGATCAGGTAATATCATTGGGCATCGCTCATCACGAACGTTGGTTGACTAGAACCCGTGCTTCATATTCTTTCACGCAGCGCCGTGCGGTTTGGTTGTGTGGGCTGCCCATTGTCCGTAGCTCGGGGAACAAATCAAATAGCTCTTCGCGTGAGGAATCTTCAATCGCATTCAGTCCAATTTCGCCCGCGTAGAAGCTTTCTGTCGGTAGGTCGTTTGAATAAACGATCTCGTGTTGGTCGAACATGATGTGAATGTAAGTCACCTCATCACATGGTTTTTCGAACGCAGCACCGGTCCCGACGAGGTGTTTCGCAGTAACCAACACCTCGTTTGTTCCGAAGTAGAGCTCTGCTTGATAGCCCACGATCAGAACGCGGTGGTTCGGGGAAACGAGGATGGAATGCTGCGTGTCACCTTGTTTTGCGCCTAAGAACTTCACGGGGGCAAATCGGCCCCGCCCAACAACCGTTCGGCTTCCGATCCAGCGGATTGGACGAAGACCATGGTCTCGGGTCAGCACCAGATCGCCCGGCTGCAAGGTTTCGACTAACCTTTCCCCCATAGGTGTCTTGATCAAGGTGCCTTTCGTGAAACAGGGAACGTCACGGTAGTCTAGGTCATTAACAAGCGGTGTAGCCCCGCTTCCATTTGCTGGGGTGTCGTTGTCCGAATCCGACAACGCAAAATTTCCAGCCACATCAATATCAGCGTCGTTGGCGTCGTATCCAACAACATTATCCACGACGTCCTTCAGTCCGTCGCCATCGCTATCGGCGGATGCGTCAATTGCCGCTTGGCTGAAACCGTGACCTGCTTCAATGACATCATTGACGCCATCGTTATCCGAGTCCGTATCGAGAAAATCAGCAGTTCCGTCGGTATCTGTGTCAACCGGTGTGACACCGCCAGCCTCGTACGCATCGTCAAGCCCATCCCCGTCGCTATCGTTGCCCGTAGGCGCGATGTAATTGGCTGTGCTTTGGGCTTCGACGTTGTCGGTGATCCCGTCGTTGTCGCTATCAAGATCAAGGTGATCAGCGACGCCATCACCGTCGCTATCCGTTGTGCTAGCGATACCGCTGACATTGAAGACTTCTGTGGTTGTTCCGCCAAAATTCGGATTTGCACCTGAATCGATAACGACAACGCCATCAAGCGACACCGTATAGCGCGCCGGGTCCGCACCACTTATGCCATCGCCAAAATCATCGATAACCGTGAAGGAGTAGTCACCCAAGCCTGCAACGCTGACATTCGTGACTTCGACAACGTTGTCATTAATTGTTGTGTCGCTGGCGATAAGATTGCCGTCAGGATCACGTAGTTCCCACCGCGTATTGTCCATCTGAGTGAACTCATCGGCGTCGAATGCGATCGTGATCGTGCTTGGCGTGGTGACAGAGTACCCTTCGTCAGTATCCAAGATTCCGTCGCCATCATCGTCGATATCTTGGTCATCTGTAATGCCGTCGCCATCCGTGTCCAAGGCTGGCACATCAAAACGCAAGTCGCTGATACCCGACCCACCCGTGCTCGTCCCGTTGGGTCCGGGTGCAAAGGTCAAATCGATCTGCGATATAGGCCCCGGTAGATTAACGGTTACATCGTTCGCGATCGTGCCTGCGGATTCAATGGTCACCGAACCGTCAGGGTTCGCGAATACGTTTTCGTCCTGAACGCCGCTTAAGCTGGAAATGACCGTTGCAGGATCGAGAAGTACGCCGTTCTCGTCATACGCGTAGATGATCCACAGGTCATCGAACGTCGATGCGCCGTCGTCGTTGACGTGGATGAAGTCAAAATTCAGATTTTCAATTGGCGTCGAAAAATCGTAGCTCGCCGTGATCGGGGACGTTACCCCAAACGCGCCAAATTCAGAAACCGTATTACCACCTTGTGATGCGTCCCAGGCATTGGCTGTAAAGCTGGCCGTAACGACTGTGCTGTTGCCGCCTTCAGATACGGTTGTCGTACCGTTCTCTGCCGTCCCATTGGGACCGGTCAGCCACAGAGCATTATCAATAAAAGCCATCTTGCAGGTCTCCTTCGCTTCAGGCCCCATGAACACAGGCTTCGCAAAGTCGGTAGCATCCGAAATTCTACATCAAAGATGCGAACCCTTTGAACCTCAACCTTCCGGTTGATCGACAGGTAGATACTATTGCGTGGTCGTTGGACGGGACTTGCTGAAAAGATAGACGGTCCTGCTAAGGAATCCCTAAGCAGTAAACGGGTAGGGTGGCAGCTAAAGATATATCCAGAGGCGGGAATTGACCGAGCACCTACCAGAAAGGTTAGTCGGCTACCCGAATTGGCGATTTTTCTGCCAATAGCTTCGGTGCTGGCCGTTTGCGTATAACATCAAGGTTGGCAGCAACCGACGCAGGGAAGGTGCTGCCAACCTCAACAAGTAGATTACTAGAAGGTATAGTTGATCATGAGGCCAGCAGTCGCTTGTTCCTCTGATCCGCGTTCTTGCACAATTGAAGAGTCACGCACGTCACCGCTGAGGCGATCAAATTCGGCAAACCCAACAAGCGATACATTCTGATTAAGCGGCACAAATGCCGATGCGTGCAGACCGTATGACATGATGCCGCCGTTTGCGTCATATTCACTGATACCAGACGCCACGGATTGGGCCGCCGAGACATCAAAATAGGTGCTCGCATAGCTATCGTCAGAAAAACTGGCCGTTGGACCAAATGAAATGACGGACTGCTTTCCTAGAATTTCGACGGGTGCGTTGTAAGTGATATCAACGTCTCCAACGATCCCATCATGGCCGCCATCGACGCCCTTGCGGATCGCAAGATTGGCCTGCAGATTTCCATATGTATAGGCGAGATAGCCGCCGACTTCGGCGGTCTCTTCAATATCCCCCAATCCCGCGATTTCCGATTTAGCGACGCTAGACAACAGCAGATCGTGTTTGGATGGGGTATCTTCGCGGCCAAAATCATATGTCAGTGCGACGCCTGCGGTCAGGTTGTCGTCTTTGTAGACGTCATACGACACCCCATCGAGCAAAGAGATATTGAGACGATCTCCGATAGCGACAGACACGTTAGGAATCGCGTAGGTCGACGTCTCATTGCTGCCGAGGAACGATGGCATGGAAACCACCCCACCTGTGATGGTGAAGAAGATGTCGTGTCCGGCAAAAGTGTCTTCGGGGGCGTTTTGCGCGAAGGCATTGGCAGGGAGGATGGCCAACATGGTCGCGGCTAGTGTTGTGGTAGGTTTCATAGTCTTCTCTTTCTAGATGCGCGGTATTGCGCGTTTGTGGAAATGGTGAGGGATTTGTTGATCTAAGGACGGCGTAAACTGGTTGGTGCGGATCAAGCCTGCTTCACTTGCAAGCGACGTCCTTTGCCGAACAGAATTCGGAAAAGCCAAAACAGCATCAGCACAATGATCGTCAGCTCAGGCAGCGATAGGATCCCGCTGTCGCGCACTGCCTGAGGGAAAATGCTGGCGCCGGGCCCAGTGAATGCAGAACCGGCAGCGATGAAAAAACCGAGACACATACGCCAGATGTGCTGCGCGATCCGGTGACGATCCGTCAGGGTTTTGCGCAGGAGCACGACAAGATCGTTGATCACGCCAACACCGGCCATCCCCGCGAGGAAGAAGTAGTCGGCGGCCGCAAAACCGCGCAGCGCCTGATCTGGGAACGTCAGCGCGCAAAACGCGGCTGCTAACAGCCCCCCGGTGTTGAGAAAGTTCATACCTGCAACCGCACCGAACGATGCAACGCGACGCTTGTTTCGCATACGGGCGAGTAACCACCCGCTGATGACCAAAGTCATGCCCAACACACCTGCATGAAATGTGATGTAGAATGTGTCGAACTTGATCAGCCCGAGGATCGCACCGAGGCATGAAGAAAGCCCCATTGTAATCGTAAACACGCGCCCTGCGTTGACGTGGTGTGGTCCACCTTTTCGGACGGCGAATGTGATGGCGCCCATCACAACGGCAATGGTTCCAGTGGCGATATGAGCGATAGTGGTGATCGTCAGAAATATGAACATTTGAGGTCTCTTCGGCTGTGGCCAAACATCTGCTGGC
The Rhodobacteraceae bacterium S2214 genome window above contains:
- a CDS encoding MBL fold metallo-hydrolase translates to MSTSLNRRDFFKSAALSAGALTLLRAGFAPTSAAAQGEMAAGTIHSFAKGGVTFHTYVSPAEAVNVTAHVIEMGDQLLLVDSTFIPPTATEVTALIESTGKPVHTAYISHEHPDHWGGVSTMEGITFSTLPEIREGLRAEATNGENPEPTALLNGPDLALGMTEIGGVAVEFRSYDNAEAPKIIVAVFPEQKVAVVQDLVYNGVYFAPGVDRKNWIAILEGMRDDPSFETLLVGHGLPTTRGELDVAIGYLKVLDAAWEAGTTPDEVKAAIAEAYPSYDGEFLLGLVDAYWDK
- a CDS encoding pyridoxamine 5'-phosphate oxidase family protein, encoding MTQIHRSHKGELLLQAQRNTPKELTDAIPQYISSDMPQQHADFFAGLSYLPLATLDQKGRPWVSLLVTTSSDDPTLGIKVSGGNTTDLVAETNPFDPFARAMQQEPASADDRRLFAGVGIDFTNRRRNKIAGSIEDAAVDRMGKVRLRLLSDQHLGNCPKYITVRSLTHVQRTAGLSHDSFDIDTSALPADAKAVVHRASTVFLATKHTTTDNASDIQTDMGVNHRGGAPGFTRIYEECDGDQVTTYLVLPDHSGNRFYQSLGNIETDPQVGLVFPDFATGDVLYVTGDAENLLDQDAEALMPRVNLLTRIKVTGAVLVKNGLNLKLTSAEQFSPYNPPVRLLRQELEQMGHACVPNDGAAAISATLVSTQAVSDSIKTFNFRLSTPTDAPLPGGFGVFDFSDILDVGYTHMNDANPQLVNDDFVRTWTISSASDFDPNTNAFIGTDRVSVTVKRKPGGLMSNVLHDNNDRLIDQKLPVVFKGTGAGFSCFSTPPKGHPPHVPPQMLWIAGGVGITPFMAMWDGILQVAKANPGLGATDIVLLFAGRDDDINVLKHFAAQHGSRPKNVKLSVMAFQSIKGNACAAQTARDGLRPAQFDNALRVEERRMGIDDIQSVANLKDREVFMCGPDAMMNWSETTLTELGIEEARRHRETFVF
- a CDS encoding nuclear transport factor 2 family protein; this encodes MTSEAPRHPLPPFTHQTAIEKVRLAEDGWNGRDPAKVALAYTPDSKWRNRAEFPEGRDQIEEFLTRKWAKELDYRLIKELWVHDGNRIAVRYAYEYHDDSGNWFRAYGNENWEFDENGYMERRFASINEHPIAETDRKFHWPLGRRPDDHPSLSDLGL
- a CDS encoding glutathione S-transferase — its product is MSNAVRIHHFAKSGHAHRALVFAKLAGIAHEAVPVDLGAGAHKSPEFLAMNPNGQVPVLEDGDVIVSDSNAILVYLARTYAPDWIPSTAIGEANVQRWLTLAAGEIAFGSCAARLITVFGAPLEPEFAAAVAAKAMQKLEQGLVGRDWLVGDRPTIADVATYSYTAHAPEGNVSLDPYPNVRSWLARFEALPGFQAMPTTAVGLLAEKGE
- a CDS encoding LysR family transcriptional regulator, with amino-acid sequence MDKIDRMRAFALVANNASFTIAAQRMGRSARLVSKYVADLENALGVQLLNRTTRSVSLTDAGATYLALCAPLLDGFDELEDRVRNEQASLRGVIHISAPTGFGALRLVPSLARFAEKHPNVELDLKFSDRRVSIVEEGLDLAVRIGPMRDSSLKVRQLGRMPLVVCASPAYLIRHGQPDHPKALATHECILDGNMTEPTVWRFSVNGQDEAVQVNGRFRMNAPAGSARLAISGAAIARCPAYTVADALRSGELAELFAENRVSPYVVAALFPQNRRLTTRVRALIDHLANDSALCPDGA
- a CDS encoding Hint domain-containing protein, with the protein product MAFIDNALWLTGPNGTAENGTTTVSEGGNSTVVTASFTANAWDASQGGNTVSEFGAFGVTSPITASYDFSTPIENLNFDFIHVNDDGASTFDDLWIIYAYDENGVLLDPATVISSLSGVQDENVFANPDGSVTIESAGTIANDVTVNLPGPISQIDLTFAPGPNGTSTGGSGISDLRFDVPALDTDGDGITDDQDIDDDGDGILDTDEGYSVTTPSTITIAFDADEFTQMDNTRWELRDPDGNLIASDTTINDNVVEVTNVSVAGLGDYSFTVIDDFGDGISGADPARYTVSLDGVVVIDSGANPNFGGTTTEVFNVSGIASTTDSDGDGVADHLDLDSDNDGITDNVEAQSTANYIAPTGNDSDGDGLDDAYEAGGVTPVDTDTDGTADFLDTDSDNDGVNDVIEAGHGFSQAAIDASADSDGDGLKDVVDNVVGYDANDADIDVAGNFALSDSDNDTPANGSGATPLVNDLDYRDVPCFTKGTLIKTPMGERLVETLQPGDLVLTRDHGLRPIRWIGSRTVVGRGRFAPVKFLGAKQGDTQHSILVSPNHRVLIVGYQAELYFGTNEVLVTAKHLVGTGAAFEKPCDEVTYIHIMFDQHEIVYSNDLPTESFYAGEIGLNAIEDSSREELFDLFPELRTMGSPHNQTARRCVKEYEARVLVNQRS
- a CDS encoding MipA/OmpV family protein, coding for MKPTTTLAATMLAILPANAFAQNAPEDTFAGHDIFFTITGGVVSMPSFLGSNETSTYAIPNVSVAIGDRLNISLLDGVSYDVYKDDNLTAGVALTYDFGREDTPSKHDLLLSSVAKSEIAGLGDIEETAEVGGYLAYTYGNLQANLAIRKGVDGGHDGIVGDVDITYNAPVEILGKQSVISFGPTASFSDDSYASTYFDVSAAQSVASGISEYDANGGIMSYGLHASAFVPLNQNVSLVGFAEFDRLSGDVRDSSIVQERGSEEQATAGLMINYTF